The Citrifermentans bemidjiense Bem genome window below encodes:
- a CDS encoding CxxxxCH/CxxCH domain c-type cytochrome yields the protein MKSYRRPGYGNLRTILTLVLFGVVMFTASLALAAPQYDLKCDDCHTMPPLDSLTGQREPDAGSIRGNHQTHAGSTADSCAKCHGPQVTSTGHRDGVIQVRQDLNGRAGASYSRGFFNQTSVPPANLGTCSNVNCHFETVTPEWGTPALGEPFGTSCATCHKAVPDSYAHTKHLALYGSDLTVCAKCHIDHTQEAKPFQHATSAGRNIAVTVGSYAGSNFAYLPSQSATRVVGSCSNLYCHSSGQSATGGPLGAGDYSAPRWSDPATGACNTCHKTSALASGSHSSHLASNGDCGKCHVNATATSYTAPTHVDGSIDVGLGGYDKAGAPGNGYGSCSNATCHQSPYGTQATPSPQWGQSAGCSACHNNAGAFAANGAPDTGSHGKHMALVGSACNQCHDGAVKNTSGGLSHANGTVEVANDYIGSPVQKHAPGTYTGSCSSASCHADPYGPLPIQSPVWGQNSGCAACHRGAGAFTATGAPATGSHDKHMALPGTGCGVCHSGAVSGVSGGLTHANTKVDVSNYSLSPVDKHPIGTYGGTCSNSCHADGNGKQSQTPVWGGNMPANCSGCHGGAAGLDTVAISTGKHRSHMNNYTTMGRDNNLMCAECHAKTVSLASNTVITGTSHSNSFKDYSGVKAGGSANYDTSSGICSNVYCHSSGQATPVFASMTGSKNWRGDAKLSCNGCHGKTANATWVSAAGAPNYANKYDGTLKTANSHEKHTANMTDSTGCANCHSSTVDSGVAGKMRDYSSNHLNRVRDVDFKVGGTYTEANKSCATYCHSNVQGASGTGQPTVFGNPVWGANGTLTCGSCHSNMATLQETAQDLTLGSHKRHTVDSAYSCSVCHGAGNSASTTGPSHANGTINLSFTDKGTGTTYSQALDNTPGNGYGTCSTSACHGRATRNWGVSTTLPTCEKCHGSANTAQTSATFKDTAGSPTGPYVGTHVSHLAGTHNYSNPITCDQCHKVPGTVDAQGHMDGVPAALTWGTLATHPSYAGGVAGAAMVPGYDQATRTCNNTYCHAGVRKTSDGTAQGTGASPGWNDPAYLGGTGCNKCHMNPPAYPHSASTNCSACHNHVAQSNVAFTDKSKHMDGIVEVTVDDCLGCHSSTNLCAPGDPTCVNKELVGAHKFHTDAELFLAGKKLSAGDFIDTSWIYGIVYKDGFPKYGCGFCHPMDSGTHKNSTVELDLDPSHSLAGTVKTKNKAGGPWVMSYTMGSSVVCNNVYCHSNGYVSETTQQYQFQTTPDWYAVDPWGSVDKCSQCHGNSPNSGGKEGSAAHARHVVGNHYNDIFDGYSARIAVAGAPGSGAAHGDPATSTTFNCNLCHNATVAVSFNDKGSVCSSCHVTAGSAPLKGNLQVLATSQTHINGDVDVVFMSPFNVKSKAQLRMGVEAVQSVYTSWTRVNGYKTATSYDQARTTPSYVGGTCSTVACHNGTQMEWRTKGPLACAACHIGLPQ from the coding sequence ATGAAGAGCTACCGCAGACCTGGATATGGCAATCTCCGAACGATCCTTACTTTGGTGCTGTTCGGCGTTGTGATGTTCACTGCATCGCTGGCGCTGGCCGCGCCCCAGTACGACCTTAAGTGCGACGATTGCCATACCATGCCTCCGCTCGACTCTCTGACGGGGCAGCGTGAGCCGGATGCCGGTTCGATTCGCGGCAATCACCAGACCCATGCCGGAAGCACGGCTGACAGCTGCGCCAAGTGTCACGGGCCGCAGGTGACCAGCACCGGGCATCGCGACGGGGTCATTCAGGTGCGGCAGGATCTGAACGGCCGCGCCGGAGCGAGCTACAGCAGGGGGTTCTTCAACCAGACCTCCGTCCCCCCGGCAAACCTTGGGACCTGCTCCAACGTCAACTGCCATTTCGAGACGGTGACCCCCGAATGGGGCACGCCGGCTCTGGGTGAGCCTTTCGGCACCTCCTGCGCGACTTGCCACAAGGCCGTTCCCGACAGTTACGCACATACTAAACACCTGGCGTTGTACGGCAGCGACCTTACCGTCTGCGCCAAGTGCCATATCGACCACACCCAGGAAGCGAAGCCGTTCCAGCACGCCACCAGCGCAGGGCGGAACATAGCCGTGACCGTCGGCTCCTATGCCGGGTCCAACTTCGCTTACCTCCCCAGCCAGTCCGCCACCAGGGTTGTGGGGAGCTGCTCCAACCTTTACTGCCACAGCTCAGGGCAAAGCGCCACCGGCGGACCGCTTGGCGCCGGCGACTACAGCGCCCCGCGCTGGAGCGACCCGGCTACCGGCGCCTGCAACACCTGCCACAAGACCTCTGCGCTTGCCTCCGGTAGCCACAGCAGCCACTTGGCCTCCAACGGCGACTGCGGCAAGTGCCATGTCAACGCAACTGCGACAAGCTACACGGCGCCGACCCACGTGGACGGCAGCATCGACGTGGGCCTGGGCGGGTACGACAAGGCAGGCGCCCCGGGCAACGGCTACGGCAGCTGCTCCAACGCAACCTGCCACCAGAGCCCCTACGGCACGCAGGCCACACCGTCCCCGCAGTGGGGCCAGAGTGCCGGCTGCAGCGCCTGCCACAACAACGCCGGCGCCTTCGCCGCCAACGGCGCGCCCGACACCGGTAGCCACGGCAAGCACATGGCGCTTGTGGGCTCGGCCTGCAACCAGTGCCATGACGGCGCGGTCAAAAACACAAGCGGCGGGCTCAGCCACGCCAACGGCACTGTCGAAGTAGCCAACGACTACATAGGCTCTCCGGTGCAAAAGCACGCGCCGGGAACCTATACCGGGAGCTGCTCCTCCGCCTCCTGCCACGCCGACCCCTACGGCCCGCTGCCGATTCAGTCGCCGGTGTGGGGGCAAAATTCCGGCTGCGCGGCCTGCCACCGCGGCGCCGGCGCCTTCACCGCCACAGGCGCGCCGGCAACCGGCAGCCACGACAAGCACATGGCCCTCCCCGGGACCGGCTGCGGCGTATGCCACTCCGGCGCGGTCAGCGGCGTCTCCGGCGGCCTGACCCACGCCAATACCAAGGTGGACGTCAGCAACTACTCGCTCTCCCCGGTTGACAAACACCCGATCGGGACCTACGGCGGCACCTGCTCCAACTCCTGCCATGCCGACGGCAACGGAAAGCAGTCCCAGACCCCGGTCTGGGGCGGGAACATGCCGGCAAACTGCAGCGGTTGCCACGGCGGCGCGGCAGGCCTCGATACCGTCGCCATCTCGACCGGCAAGCACCGCTCCCACATGAACAACTACACGACCATGGGGCGTGACAACAACCTCATGTGCGCCGAGTGCCACGCGAAGACGGTTTCGCTTGCCAGCAACACCGTGATCACCGGCACCAGCCACTCCAACAGCTTCAAAGACTACTCCGGCGTCAAGGCGGGGGGGAGCGCCAACTACGATACCTCTAGCGGCATCTGCTCCAACGTCTACTGCCACAGCTCCGGCCAGGCCACCCCGGTCTTTGCCAGCATGACCGGCTCCAAGAACTGGCGCGGCGACGCCAAGCTCTCCTGCAACGGCTGCCACGGCAAGACCGCCAACGCAACCTGGGTCAGCGCTGCAGGTGCTCCTAACTACGCCAACAAGTACGACGGCACGCTGAAGACCGCCAACAGCCACGAAAAACACACGGCGAACATGACCGACTCGACCGGTTGCGCCAACTGCCACAGCTCGACCGTCGACAGCGGCGTCGCCGGCAAGATGCGCGACTACTCTTCCAATCACTTGAACCGCGTCCGCGACGTCGACTTCAAGGTGGGCGGAACCTACACCGAGGCGAACAAGAGCTGCGCCACCTACTGCCACAGCAACGTCCAGGGGGCCAGCGGCACCGGCCAGCCCACCGTCTTCGGAAATCCCGTCTGGGGCGCCAACGGCACCCTTACCTGCGGCAGCTGCCATAGCAACATGGCGACCCTGCAGGAAACCGCGCAAGACCTGACCCTGGGTAGCCACAAGCGCCACACCGTGGACAGCGCCTACAGCTGCTCCGTCTGCCACGGCGCCGGCAACTCCGCAAGCACCACCGGCCCCTCGCACGCCAACGGTACCATCAACCTCTCATTCACCGACAAGGGGACCGGCACCACCTACTCCCAGGCCCTGGATAACACCCCGGGCAACGGGTACGGCACCTGCTCCACCAGCGCCTGCCATGGCCGCGCAACCCGCAACTGGGGGGTCTCCACCACGCTTCCCACCTGCGAGAAGTGCCACGGCTCGGCGAACACCGCCCAGACCAGCGCGACCTTCAAGGACACAGCAGGTAGCCCCACAGGCCCCTACGTCGGGACCCACGTCTCGCACCTTGCGGGCACCCACAACTACTCCAACCCGATCACCTGCGACCAGTGCCACAAGGTCCCGGGGACGGTCGATGCGCAAGGGCACATGGACGGCGTCCCCGCCGCTCTCACTTGGGGCACGCTCGCCACCCATCCGAGCTACGCCGGCGGCGTGGCAGGCGCAGCCATGGTACCCGGGTACGATCAGGCAACGCGCACCTGCAACAACACCTACTGCCACGCGGGTGTCAGGAAGACCTCCGACGGCACAGCCCAGGGGACCGGCGCCAGCCCGGGCTGGAACGACCCGGCTTACCTCGGCGGCACCGGCTGCAACAAGTGCCACATGAATCCGCCGGCGTACCCGCACTCGGCGAGCACGAACTGCTCCGCCTGCCATAACCACGTGGCGCAGTCCAACGTCGCCTTCACTGACAAGAGCAAGCATATGGACGGCATCGTAGAAGTGACCGTCGACGACTGCCTCGGCTGCCACTCTTCGACCAACCTCTGCGCACCGGGCGACCCGACCTGCGTCAATAAGGAGCTGGTCGGGGCGCACAAGTTCCACACCGACGCCGAACTGTTCCTGGCGGGCAAGAAGCTCTCCGCCGGCGACTTCATCGACACCTCGTGGATCTACGGGATCGTGTACAAGGACGGCTTCCCGAAATACGGCTGCGGCTTCTGCCATCCGATGGATTCCGGTACCCACAAGAACTCCACCGTCGAACTCGACCTCGACCCGAGCCACAGCCTGGCCGGCACCGTCAAGACCAAGAACAAGGCGGGCGGCCCGTGGGTGATGAGCTACACCATGGGAAGCAGCGTGGTCTGCAACAACGTCTACTGCCACTCCAACGGCTATGTCTCAGAGACAACGCAGCAGTACCAGTTCCAGACCACTCCGGACTGGTACGCGGTGGACCCGTGGGGAAGCGTAGACAAGTGCTCGCAGTGCCACGGCAACTCGCCTAACTCCGGCGGCAAGGAAGGTTCGGCGGCTCACGCTCGCCACGTAGTCGGCAACCACTACAACGACATCTTCGACGGCTACAGCGCCAGGATCGCCGTTGCAGGCGCGCCGGGCTCAGGCGCCGCCCACGGCGACCCGGCCACCTCGACGACCTTCAACTGCAACCTGTGCCACAACGCGACCGTCGCGGTCTCCTTCAACGACAAAGGTAGCGTCTGCTCAAGCTGCCACGTGACCGCCGGCTCCGCTCCGCTCAAAGGGAACCTGCAGGTCCTGGCCACCAGCCAGACCCACATCAACGGCGACGTCGACGTGGTATTCATGAGTCCGTTCAATGTGAAGTCCAAGGCGCAGCTCAGGATGGGCGTCGAGGCAGTCCAGTCGGTGTACACCTCCTGGACCCGCGTGAACGGTTACAAGACCGCCACTTCCTACGACCAGGCCCGGACCACTCCGAGCTACGTCGGCGGTACCTGCTCCACCGTCGCCTGCCACAACGGCACGCAAATGGAGTGGCGCACCAAGGGGCCGCTGGCCTGTGCAGCCTGCCACATCGGGCTGCCGCAATAG
- a CDS encoding cytochrome c3 family protein: MGKVIVKNIKGMGWGARTCLIAVFTLLAVVLCLQMRDARDAQAAVAVQTQWAIIGTGSTSTLPAMTLAKGAGNNRLLVVKVVAEYSTAISTFTPTVSYGGQALTKIVATDTTSRQKVWFGYLNEAKIVAATGTTPSITVSWNSTPQSGVGLSAAFYSNVNQATPTTGSRAVASDTSATTPTSGTVSVTAGGTAIYGSNLNGALVASVPTGYTEHFDTANSTLYQDAVGSKPITVSGTENPLPTWTSARYGFAVIGLNPATTTLGAGVAGSSINVAPGATAQKLDGFSLVTGSAGTTDSVTGLTVTTTNNAAIASLSIQNEAGTTTYFTAVNNPGSNTWNFSGGTPIPVTNTAANYKIVATYKSRAAGAPAGLTATTAVVSAITSGNVMTGSDAVDTTLTLSNVHAASTWGTNSSTSSSITLNWSYGTAGQSVVIVRYTANTDTTKPADGKTYVAGVDTLGTGTVRYVGNLSTFTDNVGLQTGTTYYYKIFEYDGYVNYYNASDVWTGPLKLLISDAVAPSVNPGFAAKTPGNTLAVPITAGSFVGTDNVGGSGVSGYLITTNNTRPAPSDPGWTATAPASYTVAAAGTYTLYPWVKDAAGNVSDPYGAPVSVVVDMTAPTVATFTVNAQTNSRNIPIGGITGTDVGTNVAAYLITSTSTQPAAGAAGWSGTAPATFPVAADGTYTLYPWVKDAAGNVSAVSGLTRSVQVDTVAPSGLLAVSPADASIDQPLNTTLQCTTATDAGVGNVSYYFAINDGAAYSTNSGWIASTSWAPAGLVAGTTYTWTVTARDGVGNSASDAPRTFTTAAACVRNDPTVTLLTPTGGIASTISVDGGTSVYNLKVVNNDYGGCGSTTFNLGVSDTDVGAVFDPPTVAVPSVNLAPGAQTTATVTVKATVDHLSGSGKTRAFTVADLYHAAVTTGDVQTTLNVVSCTKKTPLLIVGPDSGYLNRGGSMTYTVSVKNTDSGSGCTPVTYNLAIPSETNTTDFNASSFSAPSLVLNSGQIGSVTLTVSAKSTAAKNVVNKTTVAASAALHTAPANVAVNSTVNNPMLHNSDSTGSTKWSANGGWGIPSARYGEFDCTTCHVQGGAATRNVNRIRETVTAPDTAKGQLPGAGQAINYRRTAGINGTQPVPGWDSGATPRVSSGKICEVCHTYDATGANGTKAHPFATTATLGNHFGTDGRDCIDCHKHGKGFSVKGLGCTGCHGTETATITPDNRYVVAPPRNASGLNGTAAGIGQVSNDPKVGAHQTHLKGTLGFSNYSTIDYRCQACHGPLPTNFDHINSNSTPAFQGLATKNGAMTASYSGTTCNNTYCHNPAGAGGTLLAANSGTAVFPSWTSASYVAGGAKSVANCSVCHKVPGVTGFQPAGTHSGMNTDTTDCSGCHGHNGDATGTVAGKRHMDGIKWGSGNCDSCHGYDVGTWASFPERSGVITGKGAHEKHIAYLKTRYNVVLTPTADAFGVGSSWTAVCGVCHNGAAHDMGEAIPGTGRTISITPARQFGGLLPVYNGIVGTASATKPKTCSNVDCHYKETPSW; this comes from the coding sequence ATGGGAAAAGTGATCGTTAAAAATATCAAGGGCATGGGATGGGGCGCGAGAACCTGCCTGATCGCGGTGTTTACCCTGTTGGCGGTCGTGCTCTGCTTGCAGATGCGCGACGCCAGGGACGCCCAGGCGGCGGTAGCGGTACAGACCCAGTGGGCCATCATCGGGACCGGCAGCACCTCGACGCTGCCCGCCATGACGCTGGCCAAGGGGGCGGGGAACAACCGCTTGCTGGTGGTGAAGGTGGTGGCCGAGTACAGCACGGCCATCAGCACCTTCACCCCGACCGTCAGCTACGGCGGACAGGCCCTGACCAAGATCGTGGCGACCGACACCACGAGCCGCCAGAAGGTCTGGTTCGGGTACCTGAACGAGGCCAAGATCGTGGCGGCCACAGGGACCACCCCGAGCATAACGGTCAGCTGGAACTCGACGCCGCAGTCCGGTGTCGGCCTTTCGGCAGCCTTCTACTCTAACGTGAACCAGGCGACGCCTACCACCGGTTCCCGTGCGGTGGCCTCGGATACCTCCGCGACGACACCGACTAGCGGCACCGTAAGCGTCACAGCCGGCGGCACGGCCATCTACGGCTCCAACCTGAACGGCGCCTTGGTCGCGAGCGTGCCGACAGGTTACACCGAGCACTTCGACACCGCGAACAGCACCCTTTACCAGGACGCGGTCGGCTCCAAGCCGATCACGGTAAGCGGCACGGAAAACCCGCTCCCGACCTGGACCTCCGCGCGCTACGGTTTCGCCGTGATCGGGCTTAACCCCGCCACCACGACGCTCGGCGCCGGCGTCGCAGGGAGCTCGATCAACGTGGCACCCGGAGCGACCGCGCAGAAGCTCGATGGCTTCTCGCTGGTGACCGGTTCCGCCGGGACCACCGATTCGGTGACCGGCCTGACCGTCACCACCACCAACAACGCGGCCATCGCCAGCTTGTCGATCCAGAACGAGGCGGGCACCACCACCTACTTCACCGCGGTCAACAACCCCGGCTCCAACACCTGGAACTTCAGCGGCGGCACACCGATCCCGGTGACCAACACGGCCGCCAACTACAAGATAGTGGCGACCTACAAGAGCCGTGCGGCCGGCGCTCCGGCGGGGCTCACCGCCACCACGGCCGTCGTGTCCGCCATCACCAGCGGCAACGTGATGACCGGAAGCGACGCGGTCGACACCACGCTGACCCTCTCCAACGTCCACGCCGCCTCCACCTGGGGCACGAACAGCTCGACCAGTTCCAGCATCACCCTGAACTGGAGCTACGGCACGGCGGGGCAGAGCGTGGTAATCGTCCGCTATACTGCCAATACCGACACCACCAAGCCCGCGGACGGCAAAACCTATGTCGCGGGAGTCGACACCCTCGGCACCGGTACCGTCCGCTACGTCGGCAACCTCTCCACCTTCACCGACAACGTTGGCCTCCAGACCGGGACCACCTACTACTATAAGATCTTCGAATACGACGGCTACGTTAACTACTACAACGCGAGCGACGTCTGGACAGGGCCTCTTAAGCTCCTCATCTCCGACGCCGTCGCGCCGAGCGTGAACCCGGGCTTCGCCGCCAAAACCCCGGGGAACACCCTGGCCGTTCCGATCACAGCCGGTTCCTTCGTCGGCACCGACAACGTCGGCGGAAGCGGGGTCTCCGGCTACCTGATCACCACCAACAACACCAGGCCTGCACCCAGCGATCCGGGGTGGACTGCCACGGCGCCTGCGAGCTACACCGTCGCCGCGGCAGGTACCTACACCCTCTATCCCTGGGTCAAGGATGCCGCCGGGAACGTTTCGGATCCCTACGGCGCTCCGGTGTCGGTAGTGGTGGACATGACCGCTCCTACCGTCGCCACCTTCACCGTCAACGCCCAGACCAACAGCCGCAACATCCCCATCGGCGGGATCACCGGCACTGACGTCGGCACCAACGTCGCGGCCTACCTGATCACCTCCACCAGCACCCAGCCCGCAGCAGGCGCTGCCGGCTGGAGCGGCACCGCGCCTGCCACCTTCCCGGTGGCAGCTGACGGGACCTACACCCTCTACCCTTGGGTGAAGGACGCAGCGGGGAACGTCTCCGCCGTTTCCGGACTGACCCGCTCGGTGCAGGTCGATACCGTCGCCCCGAGTGGCCTTTTGGCCGTCTCCCCCGCCGACGCTTCCATCGACCAGCCGCTCAATACGACGCTGCAGTGCACCACCGCCACCGACGCAGGCGTAGGGAACGTCAGCTACTACTTCGCCATCAACGACGGCGCCGCCTACTCGACGAACAGCGGTTGGATCGCCTCCACCTCGTGGGCGCCCGCAGGTCTTGTCGCAGGCACCACCTACACCTGGACCGTCACGGCTCGCGACGGCGTGGGTAACTCGGCCTCCGACGCGCCCAGGACCTTCACCACGGCCGCGGCCTGCGTCCGTAACGATCCGACCGTCACCCTCTTGACCCCGACCGGCGGCATCGCTTCCACCATCTCCGTCGATGGCGGGACCTCGGTCTACAACCTCAAAGTGGTCAACAACGACTACGGCGGGTGCGGCTCCACCACCTTCAACCTCGGCGTGTCCGATACCGATGTCGGGGCCGTCTTCGATCCGCCGACCGTTGCGGTCCCCTCGGTCAACCTCGCCCCGGGCGCACAGACCACCGCGACCGTGACCGTCAAGGCCACCGTGGACCACTTAAGCGGCTCCGGCAAGACCCGCGCCTTCACCGTCGCCGACCTGTACCATGCCGCGGTGACGACCGGCGACGTGCAGACCACCCTCAACGTGGTGAGCTGCACCAAGAAGACGCCGCTTCTCATCGTGGGGCCGGATTCCGGCTATCTTAACCGCGGCGGCAGCATGACCTACACGGTATCGGTGAAGAACACCGACTCGGGTAGCGGCTGCACCCCGGTCACCTACAACCTCGCTATTCCGTCGGAGACCAACACGACGGACTTCAACGCCTCGTCCTTCAGCGCTCCGAGCCTGGTCCTCAACTCCGGCCAGATCGGTTCGGTGACCCTCACCGTCAGCGCCAAGTCGACGGCGGCGAAGAACGTGGTCAATAAAACCACCGTGGCCGCCTCGGCGGCTCTGCATACCGCGCCGGCCAACGTTGCGGTCAACTCGACCGTCAACAACCCGATGCTGCACAACTCCGACAGCACCGGCTCCACCAAGTGGAGCGCCAACGGCGGCTGGGGTATCCCGAGCGCCCGATACGGCGAATTCGACTGCACCACCTGCCACGTGCAGGGCGGGGCGGCCACCAGGAACGTGAACAGGATCCGCGAAACGGTCACCGCTCCCGATACAGCCAAGGGGCAGCTCCCGGGCGCCGGACAAGCGATCAACTACAGAAGGACCGCCGGTATCAACGGGACGCAGCCGGTACCGGGCTGGGATTCCGGGGCAACCCCCAGGGTCTCTTCCGGCAAGATCTGTGAGGTCTGTCACACCTACGACGCCACCGGCGCCAACGGTACCAAGGCGCACCCGTTTGCCACCACCGCGACCTTGGGCAACCACTTCGGCACCGACGGCAGGGACTGCATCGACTGCCATAAACACGGCAAAGGCTTCAGCGTCAAGGGGCTTGGCTGCACCGGCTGCCACGGCACCGAGACCGCGACCATCACCCCGGATAACCGCTACGTGGTGGCTCCGCCCAGAAACGCCTCTGGCCTGAACGGTACCGCGGCCGGCATCGGCCAGGTGAGCAACGACCCGAAGGTCGGGGCGCACCAGACCCACCTGAAGGGGACCCTCGGTTTCAGCAACTACTCGACGATCGATTACCGCTGCCAGGCCTGCCATGGCCCGCTGCCGACCAACTTCGACCATATAAACTCGAACTCCACCCCCGCGTTCCAGGGGCTGGCCACCAAAAACGGCGCCATGACCGCCAGCTACAGCGGCACCACGTGCAACAACACCTACTGCCACAACCCGGCAGGGGCCGGCGGAACGCTTCTGGCCGCCAACTCAGGGACCGCTGTGTTCCCCTCCTGGACCAGCGCGAGCTACGTGGCAGGCGGCGCCAAGTCGGTCGCCAACTGCAGCGTCTGCCACAAGGTCCCGGGCGTCACCGGCTTCCAGCCTGCGGGAACCCACTCGGGGATGAACACCGACACCACCGACTGTTCCGGCTGCCACGGCCATAACGGCGACGCAACCGGCACCGTGGCAGGGAAGAGGCACATGGACGGCATCAAGTGGGGCTCCGGCAACTGCGACAGCTGCCACGGCTACGATGTCGGCACCTGGGCTTCGTTCCCCGAGCGCTCCGGCGTGATAACCGGCAAAGGCGCCCACGAGAAGCACATCGCTTACCTCAAGACGCGCTACAACGTGGTGCTGACCCCGACCGCCGACGCCTTCGGAGTCGGTTCCTCGTGGACAGCGGTCTGCGGTGTGTGCCATAATGGCGCCGCCCACGACATGGGCGAAGCCATCCCCGGCACCGGGCGCACCATCTCCATTACGCCGGCCCGCCAGTTCGGCGGACTGCTGCCGGTCTACAACGGCATCGTCGGGACAGCGTCGGCGACCAAGCCGAAGACCTGTTCGAACGTAGATTGCCACTACAAAGAGACGCCGTCCTGGTAG
- a CDS encoding CxxxxCH/CxxCH domain-containing protein: protein MLRVLKRNRGTIKAVVLAGLVTAAAGIPGMAQALTCSDCHGNPPVDNASRVGSTTGQFPGSHGTHTGTGAGQYGYACTKCHVNNTLTNHANGNIDMAVPINGNTGASYGRGTSFAVSNTTPFVGQTCTATYCHSNGTSVATGTAASGASPAWGAALPATAATAPKGGPLERRATPT from the coding sequence ATGTTGAGAGTTTTGAAGAGAAACAGGGGCACGATTAAGGCTGTGGTACTTGCAGGGCTGGTAACAGCGGCTGCCGGTATCCCCGGCATGGCGCAGGCCCTTACCTGCAGTGATTGCCACGGCAACCCGCCGGTCGACAACGCAAGCCGCGTCGGTTCGACCACCGGGCAGTTCCCGGGGTCCCACGGCACCCACACCGGTACAGGCGCCGGCCAGTACGGCTACGCCTGCACCAAGTGCCACGTGAACAACACCCTGACAAACCACGCCAACGGCAATATCGACATGGCTGTGCCGATCAACGGCAACACCGGCGCCAGCTACGGGCGGGGGACCAGCTTCGCGGTCTCCAACACGACGCCCTTCGTCGGGCAGACCTGCACGGCCACCTACTGCCACTCGAACGGGACCTCGGTCGCCACCGGCACGGCAGCCAGCGGCGCCTCTCCGGCCTGGGGGGCAGCACTACCTGCTACAGCTGCCACGGCACCGAAGGGGGGACCACTGGAGCGCCGGGCTACGCCAACGTGA
- a CDS encoding TolB family protein, translated as MMHFPGLPTCLVCAGLLLPALAGCQQQEQSRAYPAPTVKGAIATPAVLATIPPDAVLTPPGSSDPAKIVVNEEGKGAVYVAYRNGKSVVVHNGRSGPEYDKVANVSLSPDGQHVAYGVTVQEKQRRIVWDGREGDVYVDVWNPVFSPDNRHIAYIAQIGEDSHIVVDGSITGAYPSLLSGNPVFAADASHVAFHLTPGAGGKGRLVVASRDLKHLKSWDCVNHEMVLDADRTRAAAVVPAEGKQRAVIVSLLNPEEIKEGPLYEEVTGLTLSPDGASFAYVAVKEGRRYLVLDGKEEPLPEGEMRQPPVVKPGGKGAGIILTTGKGFRLHPGFGGGKDGRSYQEAAGLIYSKDGSQTAYLARREKSIFAVVNGKESPGYDMIVTPKFSPDGRFLVCRARKDGRRFVVVLDRDGKVVREHPRYEMVFDVTFTPDGKSVAYGIKEGRQLAWEVEKL; from the coding sequence ATGATGCACTTCCCCGGCCTGCCTACCTGCCTTGTCTGCGCCGGGCTCCTGTTGCCGGCTCTTGCGGGATGTCAACAGCAGGAGCAAAGCCGCGCTTATCCGGCACCCACCGTAAAGGGTGCCATCGCTACCCCCGCCGTGCTGGCGACCATCCCCCCCGACGCTGTATTGACTCCCCCAGGCAGCAGCGATCCCGCCAAGATCGTTGTGAATGAGGAGGGTAAGGGGGCTGTTTACGTTGCATATCGTAACGGAAAGTCGGTCGTGGTGCATAACGGCCGCTCCGGTCCCGAGTACGACAAAGTGGCCAACGTATCGCTCAGTCCCGACGGGCAGCACGTGGCCTACGGTGTGACCGTGCAGGAGAAACAGCGGCGCATCGTGTGGGACGGGAGGGAAGGGGATGTCTACGTCGATGTCTGGAATCCCGTCTTCAGTCCGGACAACCGTCACATAGCCTACATCGCCCAGATCGGTGAGGACTCACACATCGTTGTAGATGGCAGCATCACCGGCGCCTACCCCTCGCTTCTCAGCGGCAACCCGGTCTTTGCCGCCGATGCCTCGCACGTCGCCTTTCACCTCACCCCTGGTGCGGGCGGCAAGGGAAGGCTCGTTGTCGCGAGCCGCGACCTCAAGCACCTGAAGAGTTGGGACTGCGTGAACCACGAGATGGTGCTGGACGCGGACAGGACGCGCGCGGCGGCGGTCGTGCCGGCCGAAGGGAAGCAGCGCGCGGTGATCGTGAGCCTGCTTAATCCCGAAGAAATCAAGGAAGGTCCCCTCTACGAAGAGGTTACCGGTCTCACCCTGAGCCCCGACGGCGCCTCGTTCGCCTACGTGGCCGTGAAAGAGGGTAGGCGATACCTGGTCCTCGACGGTAAGGAGGAGCCTCTCCCGGAGGGCGAAATGCGCCAACCCCCGGTGGTCAAGCCGGGCGGCAAAGGGGCGGGGATCATCCTGACGACGGGCAAGGGTTTCCGCCTGCACCCGGGCTTTGGCGGCGGCAAAGACGGCAGGAGCTATCAGGAGGCCGCCGGTCTCATTTACAGCAAGGACGGCAGCCAGACCGCATACCTGGCGCGCAGGGAGAAGAGCATCTTCGCCGTGGTCAACGGGAAGGAAAGCCCCGGGTACGACATGATCGTAACCCCGAAGTTCTCCCCCGACGGCAGGTTCCTGGTCTGCCGCGCCCGCAAGGACGGCAGGCGCTTCGTTGTGGTGCTGGACCGTGACGGCAAGGTGGTCCGAGAGCACCCCCGCTACGAGATGGTGTTCGACGTTACCTTCACCCCGGACGGCAAATCGGTGGCGTATGGCATCAAGGAGGGGCGGCAGCTCGCCTGGGAGGTGGAAAAGCTATGA